The following are encoded together in the Fundulus heteroclitus isolate FHET01 chromosome 19, MU-UCD_Fhet_4.1, whole genome shotgun sequence genome:
- the LOC118567017 gene encoding uncharacterized protein LOC118567017 has product MADQTAGKSIEQLKVERTTAKRSFSRLVNSIKRNHMDMSEEELKDSFNKLGLDAEKVMTANDDLESGIIAQLEAEKGSELGNDEAVVPEHQQADLENTVSECEGRLKEVKSLIQNTLWSSFGEAEVSMAIQIAETECERAAAFRPDVEKEAYIFILNHLKELVNTAKEVHSRWKRWIPQDAQKVIQDKLRGIDCYVPRLVSRTAEFIQTKIKMDDQRQTEIGIYSNYPLPAIKLKPTALPRFSGNKRDFFRWKSDWEALQKQGEPTGSAGVKKVQLLDSLEEKLIKDLRLTSYNTADDIFRVLENRYGNRTVIAIEIVEELQSVPAVRGNQPRRIVELIQVVEKALKDLSDLGDTGAIKNPLVTRSIESKLPETLKKEWLVYAADKRNSVTPESRFDNLLAFLKEQESIYEQLAYLREEEPSRRETRMEPRYARTKTVKGSSEYTGCIVCGDTKHRKRLYFCKQFRTLTISERNAAVRKLGACRKCLEVHDEDSCCKSGFLCRNQSCRGGGYPEHHYHLCPNAEGKKINAAQRRSKVGPEENKGARTEDQEDFLKKLSPELAKQLGCKNFQS; this is encoded by the exons ATGGCAGATCAAACTGCTGGGAAATCTATTGAGCAGTTAAAGGTGGAGAGAACCACAGCAAAGAGGTCATTCTCTCGTCTTGTCAACAGCATAAAGCGAAATCATATGGACATGTCAGAAGAGGAACTTAAGGACAGTTTCAACAAACTTGGCTTGGATGCTGAAAAAGTTATGACTGCAAATGATGATTTGGAGTCTGGCATCATTGCTCAACTAGAGGCAGAGAAGGGCTCAGAGCTGGGCAACGATGAGGCTGTAGTACCTGAACACCAACAAGCGGACCTTGAAAACACTGTAAGTGAGTGTGAAGGGAGATTAAAAGAAGTCAAAAGCTTAATCCAAAACACTCTGTGGAGCAGCTTTGGGGAAGCTGAAGTGTCAATGGCAATCCAGATAGCAGAGACTGAATGTGAGCGTGCTGCTGCTTTCCGACCAGATGTAGAAAAGGAAGCATACATCTTTATCCTCAACCATCTTAAAGAGCTTGTAAACACTGCGAAAGAGGTTCATAGCCGGTGGAAAAGATGGATTCCTCAAGATGCTCAGAAGGTTATTCAGGACAAGCTGAGGGGGATTGACTGCTATGTTCCCAGGTTAGTTTCTAGGACCGCTGAGTTTAtacaaacaaagataaaaatggATGATCAAAGACAAACCGAAATAGGGATTTATTCTAATTATCCACTGCCAGCTATTAAATTAAAACCAACAGCTCTCCCAAGGTTTAGTGGAAATAAACGGGATTTCTTTAGATGGAAAAGTGATTGGGAGGCTCTCCAAAAACAAGGAGAACCAACTGGTTCAGCAGGGGTCAAGAAAGTCCAGCTACTTGATAGTCTTGAGGAAAAACTGATAAAAGATCTTCGCCTTACGTCCTACAACACCGCGGATGACATTTTCCGTGTTCTTGAGAACCGATATGGGAACCGGACTGTCATTGCCATTGAAATAGTGGAAGAGCTGCAAAGTGTCCCGGCTGTCAGGGGTAATCAGCCAAGAAGGATTGTAGAATTAATCCAGGTTGTGGAGAAAGCCCTAAAAGACCTGAGTGATCTAGGAGACACTGGCGCCATCAAGAACCCTCTCGTAACCAGGTCAATTGAGAGCAAGCTTCCGGAGACCCTCAAAAAGGAGTGGCTTGTGTATGCAGCAGACAAGAGAAATTCTGTGACACCAGAGAGCAGGTTTGACAACCTGTTGGCGTTTCTAAAAGAGCAAGAGAGCATTTATGAGCAGCTTGCTTATTTGAGGGAGGAGGAGCCAAGCAGGAGGGAAACCAGAATGGAACCGAGGTATGCCAGAACCAAGACAGTTAAAGGAAGCAGTGAGTATACAGGCTGCATTGTCTGCGGCGACACAAAGCACAGAAAAAGGCTTTACTTTTGTAAGCAGTTCCGGACGTTAACGATTTCTGAGAGGAATGCGGCTGTAAGAAAGCTGGGAGCATGCAGGAAATGTCTAGAGGTTCATGATGAGGACTCTTGTTGTAAATCTGGGTTTTTGTGCAGGAATCAGAGCTGCAGGGGTGGAGGCTATCCTGAGCATCATTACCATCTGTGTCCAAatgctgaaggaaagaaaatcaaTGCTGCTCAGAGGAGAAGCAAAGTTGGTCCAGAGGAAAATAAGGGTGCCAGAACCGAAGATCAGGAGGATTTCCTTAAGAAACTGTCACCTGAACTAGCAAAGCAGT TGGGCTGCAAGAACTTCCAGTCCTAA